Proteins encoded together in one Telopea speciosissima isolate NSW1024214 ecotype Mountain lineage chromosome 4, Tspe_v1, whole genome shotgun sequence window:
- the LOC122659004 gene encoding polyol transporter 5-like — protein MSENPTTPLVMQGKRRRNKFSMISAILASMVSILLGYDTGVMSGASIFIQDDLKLNDTEIEILVGIINVCSLLGSAVAGRTSDWIGRRYTIVFASVIFFVGALLMGLAPNFAWLMVGRIVAGIGVGFALMIAPVYTAEIAPATARGFLTSFPEVFVNAGVLLGYISNYCFARLPEHLSWRLMLGVGGIPSVLLAFGILILPESPRWLVIQGQLGEARRVLIKTCDSKEEAEFRLAEIKTAVGIPENCVDDVVTVPKRSHGEGVWKELLLRPTPSIRRVLIAAVGLFFFQQASGIDAIVLYSPRIFEKAGIKGKNDLLGATLAVGFSKTIFILVAMFLVDRIGRRPLLLVSVGGMIVSLLGLASGLMVVDHSEKKLIWAIVLCVFMMLSFVASFSMGFGPIPWVYGSEIFPVRLRAQGVSIGVAVNRVTSGVIGMTFLSLYKAITIERTFFMFAGITGVAWTFFYIFLPETQGKTLEDMEELFNTSRFKWKLSMEKDNDVVENQN, from the exons ATGTCGGAGAATCCTACTACCCCACTTGTAATGCAGGGCAAACGGAGGAGAAACAAATTTTCTATGATTTCTGCAATTTTAGCTTCAATGGTTTCTATTTTACTAGGCTATG ATACTGGTGTTATGAGCGGAGCCTCAATTTTCATCCAAGACGATCTAAAGTTAAACGacacagaaatagaaattctagtGGGAATCATCAACGTCTGCTCCCTACTCGGCTCTGCCGTTGCTGGACGGACCTCCGACTGGATCGGTCGTCGCTACACCATCGTCTTTGCTTCTGTAATCTTCTTCGTTGGAGCTTTACTTATGGGTCTAGCTCCAAACTTCGCATGGCTCATGGTGGGTCGAATAGTCGCCGGAATCGGCGTCGGTTTTGCTCTCATGATCGCTCCGGTTTATACTGCAGAGATTGCTCCGGCGACTGCTCGAGGCTTTTTAACATCGTTCCCTGAAGTCTTCGTCAACGCCGGAGTCTTACTTGGCTACATCTCCAATTACTGTTTCGCTAGGCTTCCCGAACACCTCAGTTGGCGACTCATGCTTGGAGTTGGAGGGATTCCTTCGGTGTTATTAGCATTTGGGATACTCATCCTGCCCGAGTCACCGCGTTGGCTCGTTATACAGGGTCAACTCGGTGAAGCTAGGCGAGTACTCATTAAGACATGTGATTCCAAGGAAGAGGCCGAGTTTAGACTCGCCGAGATCAAGACCGCCGTTGGAATACCGGAAAATTGTGTGGACGACGTAGTGACCGTACCCAAACGCAGCCATGGTGAAGGTGTATGGAAAGAGCTCCTACTCCGACCAACACCATCTATTCGTCGTGTCTTAATCGCAGCCGTTGGTTTATTCTTCTTCCAGCAAGCATCGGGGATAGATGCTATAGTGTTGTACAGCCCACGCATCTTTGAGAAGGCTGGGATTAAGGGAAAGAATGATCTGCTGGGAGCAACTCTGGCCGTTGGATTCAGTAAGACAATTTTCATCTTGGTAGCTATGTTTCTAGTGGACAGGATCGGACGGCGGCCGCTGCTTCTTGTAAGTGTTGGAGGTATGATCGTGTCTCTGTTGGGATTAGCATCAGGTTTAATGGTAGTTGATCACTCGGAGAAGAAGCTTATTTGGGCCATAGTTTTGTGTGTGTTTATGATGTTATCGTTCGTAGCTTCGTTCTCGATGGGGTTTGGGCCCATTCCTTGGGTGTATGGTTCGGAGATATTCCCTGTACGGCTGCGGGCGCAGGGTGTGAGCATAGGTGTTGCGGTGAACAGGGTGACGAGTGGGGTTATAGGCATGACGTTCTTGTCACTGTACAAGGCCATCACAATCGAAAGGACCTTTTTTATGTTTGCCGGGATAACCGGAGTAGCGTGGACGTTTTTCTACATTTTTCTACCAGAGACGCAGGGGAAAACCTTAGAAGATATGGAAGAATTGTTTAATACAAGTAGGTTTAAGTGGAAATTATCCATGGAGAAGGATAATGACGTTGTAGAAAACCAAAATTAG